From Populus alba chromosome 16, ASM523922v2, whole genome shotgun sequence:
TTTTGGTTGTCAACTAGGTAAAAGTCATCGTTTACCATTCTCTAACTTAGATCAACGATGTAATTCTTTATTTGAACGGatacattgtgatttatggGGTCCATCCCCGATCACTTCTCCATCTGGCCATAAGTATTACTGTGTCttaattgatgaattttcatgttttagttGGTTTTATCCATTAAAACTTAAGTCTGATTTCTTTGACATATTTGTTCATTTTCATAAGTATGTCCAAACTCAATTTGGCATTTAAATCAAATCTTTTCAATGTGATGGTGGTACTGAATTTACAAATCATCGTTTTACCTCATTTCTTCGTGCAAATGGTATTATACAACGAATTGCTTGTCCTTATACACCGAATCAGAATGCCATTGCTGAAAGAAAGCATCGCCATATTACTGAAACTGGTCTTACCCTTATGTTTCATTCTAATATGCCTTTACATTTATGGGTTGACTCATTTTCCACGGCTTGTTATCTCATCAATCGCCTCCCATCACCAGTTCTTGATGGTAAGTCTCCTTATGAAACTTTATATTCTCATCCTCCTTCTTATTCCATGCTTCGTACCTTTGGTTgcctctgttttccttttcttcgtgATTACATGCCTCATAAATTATCTCCTGGGTCACTACCTTGTGTTTTCATTGGCTATAGTCACCTTCATAAAGGTTTTCATTGCTTGGATAAGAAAACTAATCGGGTATACATTTCTCGTCATGTTCAATTTTTTGAAGACTATTTTCCCTATGCTTCcgcttcttctcctcttccttgTTTAGGTGGCACCGATTATATTACTTTTGATGATTCTTTTGACCCATCTTTGTCTAGTGATACTTCAACTTCTAGCGTAATTCCAGCTCATCGCCTGGCCTCCACCTCCTGTGTGCCTTGTGCTGATTCACACATTCCCTCACCACCTTCAGAAGATTTCTTACCACCCTCATCTTCGGTGCCCTCATCTTCGGTGATAGCCTTAGACATCATACCTCctgcttcttcttcatctcgTCCATCACCAACCATTAATCACCCTATGGTTACTCGTGCTAGAATGGTATTGTTAAGCCTTGCACTATTCATTCGTTATCTGCTTTGTCTTCTCCATCTTGGTTTCAGGCACATCTTGCAATTAAGGAACCTCATGGCTTTAAGTCAGCCATCAAGCAACCTAAATGGCTTTCTGCTATGGATGATGAAATTGCTGCTCTCACGCAGAATAGCACATGGCGTTAAGTTCCTCATCCATATAATCATAATGTTGTTGGTTGTCGATGGATTTTCAAGACGAAGCTTCAGGCAGATGGCTCTGTAGAACGTCACAAAGCTCGTCTTGTGGCCCAGGGTTTCTTCCAAAAACATGGCATTGATTTTGACGCAACATTCAGCCCTGTTGTTCGTCCTGCCATTGTTAGAATTATCTTAACACTTGCTGCCATGCATAATTGGGCTCttcatcaacttgatgttaaaaatgctttcttgcaTGGTTTCCTCTTGGAGGAAGTCTAGATGGAACAACCTCCTGGATATATTGATCCTGAGTTTCCCTCTCATGTTTGTCGCTTACAATGGGCTCTTTATGGTCTGAAACAGGCTCCCCAAGCATGGTTCCAACGTTTCAGTCATTTTTTGCTTGGCCTTGGTTTCCTTGCAAGTCGTGTTGATTCCTCATTATTTGTTTATCATGGTCCTCATGGTGTTCTTTATCTTCTCttatatgtagatgatatgatcaTCACCAGCAGTAATCAGCTAATGCTTCGTTCACTCATCAATCGTCTAGCCCAAGAATTTTCCATGAAGGATCTTGGTGACTTACACTATTTTTTGGGTATCGAGGTCATTCAACATGATAAAGGAATTTTTTTGAGTCAAGCAAAATATGCTCTTGATCTCTTGACTCGTGCTGACATGGTGGATTACAAACTAATTTCCACTCCTTTTGTGGTTGGGTCTCATCTCACAGAATCTGGCACTCCTCACTGTGATGCTACTGAATTTTGGTCGCTTGCAGGAGCTTTGCAATACTTAACTCTTACCCGGCCTGATTTGTCCTACAATGTTAATTCTATATGCCAAtatatgcatgctcctacaacAGATCACTTTCGTGCTTTAAAGCGTATTTTATGCTATGTAAAAGGCACCTATCATTATGGCTTACAGCTTTCAAAGCATTCTTCTTCCACTTTGATTGGCTATTCCGATGCAGACTGGGCTGGTTGTCCTGTTACTAGACGCTCTATCACAGGCTATGCTGCCAAAGTCTCATCTCATGGTGTTCTAAGAAGCAAACCACTGTTGCTCGCTCAAGTGCTGAAGCGGAATACCGTGCTTTAGCCACTGTCACTGCTGAAATTTCCTGGATGCTTCAACTCTTTCGTGAGCTACATATCACACTCCCTTCTTTGCCAAGATTGCTATGTGACAACACTAGTGCCATTTTCATTGCGTCCAATCCTGTCACCAAATCTCGCTCCAAACATATTAATATTGACTATCATTTTGTTTGGGAACTTGTAGCAGGAAAAATTCTTAGTCTCTGTTTTGTACCCTCACATCTTCAGCTAGCTGATGTCTTCACAAAGGGGGTGGCCAAATTACAGTTCTTCTTGGATCGTGGCAAGTTGTGtgtttttcccttttccacCACGACAACATTGAGGGGGGATATTAGAGACAAATCCGGTTCCTCTAATTATGACCAAGATATCAGTGATACTCCATAATTATAGCTATTCATTTACTCTGTATATTTGCTTTCCATATTCTGTATATGTGCTTTCCATTTCTATGATTGTACAGATTCTATAAATAAAGATTTCCTCACATCATAACGTTGAGGCATTACCTTTACAACAACCATATATAGGATGATTTTGTCAGATCTTAATTTTGAGATTATCTTTAAAGGCTTGATCCATATAatgctttaattttaattgctgGTATTTTTGTGAGTATGGTTGAAATTCATCAAGATGCTACccagtttaattggttttttatatgtaaattaaCCTAGAAAGGGAAGATTTATTATCGGGTCTTATTCTTTATATGTTGTCTATTAGATAATAGaattagttaatatatattatagtgtgtatttatataaaacaatattatagttatatttttatattgtaattaCCACTATTTTTATTGCATGTTTGCAGCGTTGTGACAATTATTCACTGTCAGGTTTGTTATGCTGAAAAAAATCAGGAAAATCGGGAAAAAATCGGGTTTGATATCATAAGAAAAATTGTTAAATGCTCTCACCGTATCTAGGAGAACAAcagtttcttccttttctctgtACTCGGCATATTATTTCTCCCACTAACGATTTCAAGGAGAAGGATCCCAAAACTGTAGTCATCGGCTTTCGCTGTCATGGTTCTCCGGATTGCATACTCTGTGACATGTATGAACTGAAAAGGCATTGAAATGATAGATCAAATAATAACAAATCGTAACTACGTGgagatattcaaaatatttaatttaatttaatttatacaagTTGTTGTACAAATACAACCTATGTAATCCCATTAATTCTATTCATAAGCCTAAACtcggtaagaaaaaaaataaaattcctaagttaaataggaaaaacaaataatgaaaagcTAACCCAATTTGGGTTAAATACTCTGGTGACATGTATGGATTGCTACAACAACGAAATCATAGTTTAAATTGGAACCAAAAtttttccatataaaatggTCAAGTCAATTTTTACTTACAGATCTCCTCCTGCTCTAACCGCAACATGTGGATCCTCCTCCTCGTAAAGCTTTGCCAATCCAAAATCTGATATTTTCGGATTACAACTTGCATGAAGCAGAATATTATTGGCTTTTATGTTTCTGTGTATTATTTGAGGATTCCTTTCATGAAGATACTTCAAACCCTTCGCTATTCCCTTGCAGATTATAAATCTTTTCGGCCAATCAATTCGCACTGTGGAATGTGTACCTGCAAATCCCCAAGTCAATAGTCAGCAGTCTGCCACGTTCTGGTTGTGAAAAAATGTTGGCTAAGGATCACCATAAGGTTTAATTAGTCCTTCCATTAGAACTAAACTCAACTATCACGTTTAATATGTGAGTGTAGGGCTTGAAAGATCAAACTATTCATTGAAAATTCTGAAGATTCAGAGATATAGCCCCGTTTGGAACGCGGTGcaaattgcatttcaaaaattttattttatttttattaaaaataatttttttatatttcaaatcattttgatgtatttaatatcaaaaataattttttttaaataaaaaaattatttttttaatgcatttctaaacgaAAAAGCACTTTAAACCGTTATCatatcacaatctcaaatagGCTCCACTACCAGAaactcgctaaataccaacggaatccccgacggaatatttctgtcggtatttatCGGTCGAAATTACCAaccgaattacggacggaaagtCAGAATTACTGAAAAAAGGGCGGGAACCTGAGGCGGAGGTTTTCGCGAGTGATTTTTCCGACAAAATCAGCGACAGATTCAAAACCTGAGACCCATACGGGTGACATGACCGGTTCACCggcaaaaataccgacggacttcccgacggatttgaatgccagatccgtacgaGTGATGTGTCGATTCCCCGTCACAAGTAGCGACGAATTCACCGACGTATTCACCGATGgcgttattccgtcggtgagtccgtcggaaaaagtgaatatatggtgCTCTGTCAGCCTcccctcccccatttctccttcttcttcctaatcctaagtctccccatctgcaaataaccagcccaCCCTCGTctccaaacaaaaatctttctcatctcagcagttgtatttcttgaagttttgtggtcacagcatccgtgttctgatttaccgacggattttatcaatttttgtaagtaattctatctatttaaattttaacattaaatgtcaattttattgtttttttagtatatgtatttttattagtagatgtacatgttttattgttatttctcaaacaaacttgtagtttatgaatgcataattttatacctgttatggtttgttttagattttgtaagattgtatttgtttgtaaattgttaaaactttgtggaattaccgaattacatgttatgttttgaaataattaatagcttgcttaatgggtcctttttaagttttatcgatggtattgcagagtggtaatttctgttaatttatatatatatatatatatataatatatatataatatatatatattaatttgtatggacgttgataaataataatgaatatttaatatttatgagaaagttgtgattggtttgttggataatctcgaggtaaagtaatatatttacaagtttatttatctaacttagttaattaatatatacatgatgtcatcataattttatagaggttcgatagaagtcatggatgatcgttcatggatgtatcttgattcaccccaaggattgcggaggatggattattgtaacggggttcagggttttattaatttcacaacatctattcctagaaattttactggaggcggtattaggtgtccatgcaggaagtgtcaaaataaaaagtatctgcatccaaatgttgtaatgatgcatcttctacataaagggtttgtggaggattaccagtgttggtatgcacatggagaggtatttgttagtaataggagaatgagaga
This genomic window contains:
- the LOC140954686 gene encoding uncharacterized protein, giving the protein MVEVVDCSSARDAWLALEASFSHSSKTREIQLKDELQLMQRGSRTVTKYARSFRSFCDQLTAIGKPVDDTDKVHWFLCGLGSDYKIFSTSILSQFPMPSFANLIPQALSHELFSRSLHGDLSSLSAFVAHRGSSFSDVSGRPKSAISSSVSGNFSRSSVVTCQWCNKERHTAKKCHKLNRLLKKAKGDGLIEAFAVTSIDPSITSEWYTNTGATSHMTNDVNALDNFVPYTGNQRVYVGNGNSMSIFRIGKINSIVASHPLPLSDVLLDLTTRKVMGVGRCKNGLYVLDRGHNAIAERKHRHITETGLTLMFHSNMPLHLWVDSFSTACYLINRLPSPVLDGGTDYITFDDSFDPSLSSDTSTSSVIPAHRLASTSCVPCADSHIPSPPSEDFLPPSSSVPSSSVIALDIIPPASSSSRPSPTINHPMVTRARMAHLAIKEPHGFKSAIKQPKWLSAMDDEIATKLQADGSVERHKARLVAQGFFQKHGIDFDATFSPVVRPAIVRIILTLAAMHNWALHQLDVKNAFLHGFLLEEAPQAWFQRFSHFLLGLGFLASRVDSSLFVYHGPHGVLYLLLYVDDMIITSSNQLMLRSLINRLAQEFSMKDLGDLHYFLGIEVIQHDKGIFLSQAKYALDLLTRADMVDYKLISTPFVVGSHLTESGTPHCDATEFWSLAGALQYLTLTRPDLSYNVNSICQYMHAPTTDHFRALKRILCYVKGTYHYGLQLSKHSSSTLIGYSDADWAGCPVTRRSITGYAAKVSSHGVLRSKPLLLAQVLKRNTVL